The Candidatus Neomarinimicrobiota bacterium genome contains the following window.
CTGATGTTCTATCTCCCCCAGGATAAACTCCCCCTCCTCGTATTCGTTTGAGAGCTCACGCACCGCAATAAGATCCCCTTCTGGATTCTTCGTCCATAGTTTTTTGGGATAGCCCAGCTGGTTATGTGCAACAAGTTCTGAGGCCGCAGCTACAATATTCTTGGTTGAACGATAGTTTTGCTCAAGTTTGATAATTTTTGCTTCGGGCCAATCGCGCTCAAAGTCTAAAATATTTTGAAAATTTGCATTGCGCCAGCTGTAGATGGCTTGAGCGTCGTCTCCCACAACGCATATGTTTTTTGATTCTTTGGCGAGTATATTGGAGTTGCTGCTCGGATAGCGTGATTCCATGTGCAGTCACCCCGTAAGACCGCGCAGCATGACAAATCAATGCACCCCATCCACAGCCGATATCAAGAACTTTTTGACCCGGTTTTAAGTTTAGTTTTCTGCAGATCAGGTCAAGCTTTGCCTCTTGAGCCGCATCAAGATTATCGGCATCTTTCCAATAGGCACAGGTGTACAGCAATCTTTTATCAAGCGTATTTTTAAATAGCTCATTTCCGAGGTCGTAGTGCTTATTTACCACTTTGGAGGATTTTGAGCCGGATTGCATATTAGAAAATGCAGATTTTATTATCAGACCAATATTTTTAAATCTCTGCGTCTTTTCGTATGGCGCTATTTTAAATATTCTATTAAAAAATTCGTCTAATTGCGGACAATCCCACCAACCATCCATATATGCCTCTCCTAAACCAAGGGAACCATTTAAGAGAATTCTATTATAGAATCTTTCATCTTTAACCTGGATATCGAACGGCCGATCTCCGTTTATTTTTATATCTGCGGCATTGAGGCGATTTTGCACATATTTTTTTGTAGTGTTCATAATGTTAAATTCCAATTATTAAACCTGCTTCATTAAAATACTGGATAATCAGGTATGTATCAACTATCGCCGAATAAATTCATAATACTTATTGAAAGTTGGTAAATTGGTTTATAGATTTCGCCCTGAAGTAAATCTATAAGTTAATAATTTTATTAGATGATTTGCTGCCTGAAATAAACTGAGAAGAAATAATAACCATTATGTTGAGAGCGAGAAAAAAGATCACAAAGAAAGAGCTCAAGCACGACGCAATGCTTGAATTGATTTATAAAGTGGAGACGTACGTTCGCAGTAATTCCAAGCTGATTATTTACGGTGGCAGCGCTCTGTTGGCGATAATACTGATTTCTGTAATGATGATCCGTTCTAAGCAGGAAGCGGAAATAAGCGCTACTTCTGCGGTGGGGATCGCACAGTATAAATTGCTTTTCGGTGATTTTCAGGACGTAGTTGTCCGGTTAGAGGATGCCCTCAGGAAATATCCCGGCACAAAAGCTGTTAAAGAAGGAAGATTTTACCTTGCGAGCGCAAATTTTCAATTAGGGAACAAAGAAGAAGCGGAAAGGAATTTCTCTGATTATATAAACAGCGGTTCTAACGACCGGATATTGGAGGCGTCCGCCTATGCCGGTATCGGTGCTGTAAGAGAAGACAAAAAGGATTTTGCAGCAGCTGCGGAGAATTACAGGAAAGCGGCTTTAGCATCGGAGACACCTTATTTATCCAATAAATATTTGTTATCATCGACAAGAAACTATTATTATGCAGGTAGTGATGAGGAAGCACTGGATATTATAAATAATATGATGAATCTGGATAATGCGGCAGAGAATACGGTGAATGAAGTCGAGTACTGGAAGGCAGTTATATCAAGTAGAAAGGAATGATTTTGGCAGCATTCTAAAGCATATTTCTCTTGCCTGACAGACTATGCGGTATTATATTCTTGGTTCGAGTGGGTTGACAGACCCACTCTTTTTATTGGGAAAGATGATAATATGAATATTCTAATAGAAAGAGATATCGAGCATATACGCAGTTTGGTTGATGTGATAGTTGAAGACTCAAATGCGGAGATTGTTGACGTGCATTTGTTCGTCAAAAATAATTTAAGTAATATCACCGTGATAATCGATGCAATCGGCGGGATAGATATCGGAACTTGCGCGGTGATCTCGAAAAAATTAGACATGAAATTGGAAGAAGAGCTGTATAGGGAGGGGAAATATAAAATCGAAGTATCCTCACCCGGAGTCGACAGACCTCTTACGGTCGAAGCGGATTTTAGAAGGAAAACAGGCAAAACCATTACACTCTGGCACAATGAGGAAGAGTATGATTCACCGGTTGAGGGTGTTATAAAAGCCATTGAAAATGGCATACTTTTGATAGAAAACAAGAAAAAAGCCTTTAACATTGATTTAGATAAAATTGAGCGGGGCAAACTAAAAATATTATTATGATGAATTATCACAAGGAGAGTAACAGGTGATTAACCGGGAGATAATTGAAGCATTCTCTGCCGTAGCAATGGAAAAGAACATCGATAGACGGTCCCTTTCGGAGATAATCAAAGGGATATTCGAAACGATGATTATTAAGAAGTATGAGACGACGGACGGATTCGACGTAATTGTCAATCTTGACAAAGGGGAAATAGAGATATACCGAATGAAGACCATTGTAGAAAAAGTAGAAGAACCTGATCTGGAAATTTCTTACGAAGACGCGGTAGAGATTGAACCGGAGCTAGAAATAGGTGATGAATTCATAGAGGTCGTCGATATTGACAGCTTCGGAAGACGGCTCGTCGCTTCAGCAAAACAAAATCTCGCTCAACGCATCAAAGATGCGGAAAAAGAAGTCGTTATGGATCAATATAAAGATCGTATCGGTGAGGTGATCATAGGAGACATTTATCAGGAGCGAAGAAGAGACGTTTATATAATGGTCGGTAGGACAGAAGTTATCCTTCCTGAAATGGAACAAATTCCGGGGGAACGTTATCGAAGAGGGAATAGCATGCGTGCGATAATAAAAGCGGTCGACTCGTCTATGCGGGGTCCTGAAATTATTGTTTCCAGATCAGCGCCTGAATTTTTGGTGAGGTTGTTTGAAATAGAGGTTCCGGAGATTTTTGACGGCATAGTGGAGATTAAAAAGGTAGCGCGGTATGCAGGAGACAGATCCAAGATAGCCGTGATATCCAACGATAAAAGAATTGACCCCGTAGGCGCGTGTGTCGGAATGAAGGGGATCAGAATTCAGTCGATCGTGCGGGAGCTTAACAACGAGAAGATCGATATAATACCCTGGAGCGATAATCCTACGATTTATATACAGAGGGCTTTATCTCCTGCGAAACCGATCAAGACGGAGGTCGATGAGGAAAATAAGAAGGCGACGGTAATAATCCCGGACGAGGAATTCGCCCTGGCAATCGGTAAAAACGGACAAAATGTCGCGTTATCTTCTGAACTTACCGGATATGAAATCGATGTGCTCAAACAATCCGATGAGGAACTCAGAACGGACCTGATGATAGATGAGGTAGAGGGATTATCCGCGTCCATAATTGCAAAACTTACCGAATCAGGATACGAGCGAGCCGAAGACGTTCTCGACGCAGGGATTAACGGCTTAAAAGAGGTCAAAGGTGTTGGAGGCAAAACAGCGGAAAAGATCTTATCCACAATCGGTGAGTACTTTGAAGAAGTTGAAGAGCAGGGTTGATTTGAAGTAAATGGCTGAAGAAAAAACCGATACAAACGTAAAATCCTCCGTTAAATCCGGCTCTAAGCGCAGAATTTATCAAATTGCGAAAGAGCTGAATTTGTCTCACGAAGAGATAATCACGTTTTTAGAAAAGAACGAAATCACAGTTAAAAGCCATATGTCACCCGTGGATGACGACGTTTACAATAAAATCCTGGCTGAGTTTGCCAAAGAGAAAGTTCTTGTTGAAAGGGAAAAAAGCGAATCGATCCAGAGAGAGCAGGAAGTCCTCAGAAAGATGGAAAAGGACCTGGAGAAGAAGAAGGTGGACACGCATGTTCCCATGCCGCACGAAGTTCCTCTGGTTTCAAAAATAAAGAATGAAGAAAAAGATGCCGTGGCTATTCCGGAGACTGCCGAGACAGAATCTGTCCCAATAACTGATGAACTGCAAATAGAGAAAAAATCTGTTCCATCCGAGGTCAAGGACGTAGAGCAACCGGATTCAAAAACAATTGAGAAGAGCGACGATATCAAGTCAGACCAGCCGGTTGACAAGATTGAGAATTCTTTGTTAGATCCCGAAGTAAAAGAGATATCAAAGAAGAAAAAGTCAAAAAGCGAAAAATCATCGGTAACAGATGTACGGAGTCAAAAAGATATTAAGCGCCGTAGAAAACGAATCAGAGTTAGAAAATCCTCTGAGGTGGATATTGAATCCAAAATTGCCGAGACGCCACGCAGGAGAAGAAGAGGTCAGCCTGTAGATGCAAAAGAGGTAAAGGATTCAATTAAAAAAACGCTTGCCGGATTAGAAGCTGGTAAATCTAAGAAGAAAAGAAAGAAAGCTGCAATTTCCGAAGACACCGAAGTAGATGCATATCTTATTAAAGTGCCCGAATTCACTTCGGTGGGAGATCTCGCAAGCCTGATGGATGTTCCAACTAACGAACTTATTGCTAAATGTATGTCGCTCGGTTTTATGGTAACCATAAATCAGCGACTGGATTTCGATACTATTATTCTGTTAGCGGACGAATTTGATTACAGAGTGGAGAAAGAGGAAGAATTCGGGGCGGACGTCGTGGCAAGATCCGAAGCGGATGAAAAAGAAGAAGACATGATGCCCCGCGCGCCCATTGTTACGATTATGGGACACGTCGATCACGGTAAGACCTCGCTGCTCGATTACATCAGAGATACCAACGTTGTAGCCGGCGAGTCGGGTGGCATTACTC
Protein-coding sequences here:
- a CDS encoding ATP-dependent DNA helicase PcrA, which encodes MGDDAQAIYSWRNANFQNILDFERDWPEAKIIKLEQNYRSTKNIVAAASELVAHNQLGYPKKLWTKNPEGDLIAVRELSNEYEEGEFILGEIEHQ
- a CDS encoding class I SAM-dependent methyltransferase, whose protein sequence is MNTTKKYVQNRLNAADIKINGDRPFDIQVKDERFYNRILLNGSLGLGEAYMDGWWDCPQLDEFFNRIFKIAPYEKTQRFKNIGLIIKSAFSNMQSGSKSSKVVNKHYDLGNELFKNTLDKRLLYTCAYWKDADNLDAAQEAKLDLICRKLNLKPGQKVLDIGCGWGALICHAARSYGVTAHGITLSEQQLQYTRQRIKKHMRCGRRRSSHLQLAQCKFSKYFRL
- the nusA gene encoding transcription termination factor NusA, translating into MINREIIEAFSAVAMEKNIDRRSLSEIIKGIFETMIIKKYETTDGFDVIVNLDKGEIEIYRMKTIVEKVEEPDLEISYEDAVEIEPELEIGDEFIEVVDIDSFGRRLVASAKQNLAQRIKDAEKEVVMDQYKDRIGEVIIGDIYQERRRDVYIMVGRTEVILPEMEQIPGERYRRGNSMRAIIKAVDSSMRGPEIIVSRSAPEFLVRLFEIEVPEIFDGIVEIKKVARYAGDRSKIAVISNDKRIDPVGACVGMKGIRIQSIVRELNNEKIDIIPWSDNPTIYIQRALSPAKPIKTEVDEENKKATVIIPDEEFALAIGKNGQNVALSSELTGYEIDVLKQSDEELRTDLMIDEVEGLSASIIAKLTESGYERAEDVLDAGINGLKEVKGVGGKTAEKILSTIGEYFEEVEEQG